Genomic DNA from Bacteroidales bacterium:
GCAAGTCGTATTGATTAATAAAACAATAGGCTGCTCGCGGTTTGTATACAATTACTTTCTTGATAAATGGAATACTGTATACAACATAACCAAAAAAGGACTTTCATATAA
This window encodes:
- a CDS encoding helix-turn-helix domain-containing protein, encoding MIEMLQKKAFRFRLYPAKEQVVLINKTIGCSRFVYNYFLDKWNTVYNITKKGLSY